CCTCGCCCATGCCGGGGCACATCTCGGCCATCGACcgcagcgtcagcggcgtcgcgagGGCGTGCGGCGAGATGGCGTTCACCCGCACGCCGTCGCGCGCCAGCGGGCCCGCGGCCGCGCGCACCGCGGCGATGACGGTGGCCTTCGAGACGGCGTACGCGAGGGCCGGGGCGCCGAAGGTGAGCACGCCCATCACGCTGGCcgtgcagaggatgctgccgcggcGGCGCGGCGCCATGACGCGCGCACCGTGCTTGATGCACGCGACCGCCGAGCGGGCGTTCACCGCCATCACGCGGTCGAagtcggcgaggtcgagggcgcccACAGCGGTCTGCGTCACGGACCCGGATATGCCGGCGTTGCTGTAGAGGACGTCCAGGTGTCCGTGCCGCTCCACGGCGAGGTCCACGGCCGCGGCGATCTGCACCTCGTCGGAGACGTCACACCGGACGTAGGCCGCGTCCGGGCCGAGCTCCGCGGCGACCGAGCGGCCCAGGTCGTCCTGCACGTCGGCGATGATGACCTTGGCGCCGTTCCTGATGAACTCCGTGGCCGTCGCCTTGCCAATGCCGCTcgcggcgccggtgatgagcgccaCCTTACCAGCTAACCTGTACCCACGTCGGCAGCACATCATGACGCAGAAGTTGATAAGACACTCGAAGTCCACGTCCCGTGCGCAACAACGGAGAGTACGATACCAGCAGCATTGAGAGACTGGAAAGATGATGTAGCATAGACAAACCTCTGAGAGTTGGGAGCCGTGGAGAAGCCATTGACGAAACCTGACGCTGTGAAACCTTGAACTCTGCTCGTCTCCCGGAGAAGGAGCTGCACGGCTTTGAACATCCTCTGCTCGCTATTTTTCTCTCCGTAATTGGCAGTGACGAAGGCTGTGGATCTTCGGATCAACCAGGCAGTGGCTGGTAACGGGTCTAGGCTTGAGTTCTTGGTCTTTTCGTTTGGGTCTTTGGGACCTGTCGCCTTCTCCTCGCCTGCTTTGGAAAAATCTAACCAGGAATTCCAAATCATAATCTTTGTCGCCGCGTGTTTATAGATCAGCGCAGCATCTAAGCCAATCTCGGGTAGATCACATGTCGAGAGCGCTGCTACAGGTGCGATTACGATTTTTGTGCGACGAACAATCTCAGCCGTTCATGTATCCATCCATCTTAGCCATCGTATAAAAATCACTAATTAAGCTTTGTCGTATTTTGTTAATTATAAGCAGAAGAGAGTTGTATGCACATCACAAAGATGGGAAGCCACCAATCTGTTGCTGCCGGTATAGAGTACTGCGAATGCGACTGGAtctactagtagaaaacagggctttggtccaagccgggtcagcccattaatcccggttcagtccagaaccgggatcaatgtgggcattggtcccggttcgtgagcctagggggccggccgggccacgtgggtcattggtcccggttcatctggaccttttggtcccggttggtgggatgaaccaggaccaatgggcctcgctcctggcccaccaccattggtcccggttggtggcttgaatcgggaccaaaggctcccctttagtcccggctcatgttaccaaccgagaccaatgaggttcctatatatacccctcgctcgcgagcagagcaccccagtgctctgtttttctctagcCGAGGGGgaaagggcttggtggtgctctaactCACCtcatatgcacacaaggtgttcgatggaatgcccgagccacactacttaagctttttcctctccaagctcgacctccaagctccattttccataatatttgtctaggtttagcggtccgtcatgcctcgtccccgtcttcaccgccgtcgatcacccgcgccgagctcatcgccggcaccaccgtggtgagcctcttgttcttatcttctttctgaaaggaaaaatattcttacttgtatgtttacatagatacttgtattattttcttacttttattattgcatcttatatagtgcaatggttttggtatccgcccccgtcggccctcgtcctatctatgattcggatgtggtatatatattatctttataactattggttcatttattgtttatgaaaattataccgaccaatgtgacatagattttatttatgtaggatgtatgtgaatcggaaatgccaaccgaccctattgtcgagaggttaaatttagttgaagaagaaaacaatttgttgaaggaaaaaataaaaaaaattgaggaggagaagatgatattggagttgcatgttgcggatgtcgtcgatgatcacaagatcaagatggatgcaatgcgcttgaagattagaaagattagaaaatatgccattcataccgaggcttggtatcattatgccgttggatcaattgttaccttggttgcgattatgatcgcatttgttttcgcattgaaatgttttacatagtttcaatatatggtttaattaattagatgctctggagagctatatgttgttagatgagaactatgtatgcactttgattttaatgtgatgatgaacttttattaatttggacacttaattatatataatgcacgcagatgaaccgacaatggatatacggtgacagacacacccgcgagtacattaagggcgtgcatgagtttctcgatgcggctgaggcaaacaagcagaatggttttatgtgttgtccatgcactcaatgtgggaatacgaggtcttactctaaccggaaaatccttcactcccacctgctttacaagtgtttcatgccacactataatgtttggacgaggcacggagaaataagggttatgatggaagacggcgaagaagaagagtacgatgacaactatgtgccccctgaatacggtgatgctgcaacggggggagctggtgaagatcaagaggaaccagacgatgtgcccaatgatactGAAAGTAtacacctggacaaatgcaggaagaatgtgtacctggaccatcgtcgatttcttccaaccaaccatcaatgtcgaaagaaaggcaagcatttcaaaggcgaggcagatcaccagaagaagcccgccatgcgcaccagtgatcacgtgcttgctatggtcaatgatttacactatgtaatctttgaaaagggtcccggtggactagctgttccgaatgacgctgaggaacacgcacccatgtggaagaagaaacctatatgttgggacctaccctactggaaagacctagaggtccgctcctcaatcgacgtgatgcacgtgacgaagaacctttgcgtgaacctgctaggcttcttgggcgtgtatgggaagacaaaagatacacctgaggcacgggaggacctgcaacgtttgcacgaaaaagacggcatgcctccgaagcagtataaaggtcctgccagctacgctcttacgaaagaagagaaagaaatcttctttgaatgcctactcaatatgaaggtcacgactggcttctcgtcgaatataaagggaataataaatatgccagagaaaaagtttcaaaacctaaagtctcatgactgccacgtgattatgacgcaactgcttccggttgcattgagggggcttctaccggaaaacgtccgattagccattgtgaagctatgtgcattcctcaatgcaatctctcagaaggtgatcgatccagaaatcgtaccaaggctaaggagtgatgtggtgcaatgtcttgtcagtttcgagctggtgttcccaccatccttcttcaatatcatgacgcatgtcctagttcatctagtcgacgagattgtcatcctggggcccgtatttctacacaatatgttcccctttgagagggtcatgg
The Triticum dicoccoides isolate Atlit2015 ecotype Zavitan chromosome 3A, WEW_v2.0, whole genome shotgun sequence genome window above contains:
- the LOC119271252 gene encoding momilactone A synthase-like, with protein sequence MFKAVQLLLRETSRVQGFTASGFVNGFSTAPNSQRLAGKVALITGAASGIGKATATEFIRNGAKVIIADVQDDLGRSVAAELGPDAAYVRCDVSDEVQIAAAVDLAVERHGHLDVLYSNAGISGSVTQTAVGALDLADFDRVMAVNARSAVACIKHGARVMAPRRRGSILCTASVMGVLTFGAPALAYAVSKATVIAAVRAAAGPLARDGVRVNAISPHALATPLTLRSMAEMCPGMGEAELRRVVETDWSELGGAVLEAEDVARAALYLASDEAKFVTGHNLLVDGGFTAHKAVSMPSVAR